The genomic DNA CCGGAAGCGATTTCCTGCGAAGCCTGGGTGATCGTCTCGGTGCCGCTGCGGACCTGGCCGACGGTGCGCACCAGGCTGTCGTTCATGTCCTTCAGGGCCTGCAGCAGTTCGCTGGTCTCGTCCTTGCCTTCCACGCGCACTTGCGAGGTCAGTTCGCCGGCCGCGACGCGCTGCGCCACTTCCACGGCGCCGGCCAGCGGCACGGTGATCGAGCGGGTGGTGAACAGCGCGCAGACGACACCGACGGCGACGCCGATGGCGCCCAGCACCAGGGTCAGCACCATGACGCGGTTATCGGCCTGCAGCGAACGTTCCTGGAACGCCTGGGTGGCCTTGTGCTGCAGGTCCACCAGCTGGTTCAGCGCCGTCAGCGTGCGGGTGTTCAGCGGGTCGATGCGGCCGGCGATGATCTTGGTCGCGCCTTCGGCGTTGAAGGCCAGCACCTGCGCCATCGCGTCCTTGAAGGCGGCGTCCACGTCCTTGTCCAGCGCGGCCAGTTCGCCCAGCACCTTCTTCTCGTCGTCGTCCAGGCCCAGCGCCTGCAGCTTGCCGCGCGCCGCTTCGTAGCGCTGGCGCTGCGACTTGACCTTCTCTTCTTCCTTCTGCATCAGCTCGACGTCGGACTGCAGGCCGATATTGCGCATGGCGATGCCCGATTCCAGCATGGCGCTTTTCATGGCGCCAGCCTGCAGGCTCTTGGCGCTGGTCAGTTCCAGGCCTTCCATCAACTGCGCCTTATTGCGCATGTTGAGACTGTTGGACGACAGTACCAACGCGACCAGGATCAGCAGGATGATGCCGAACCCGAAGCCTAGTCTTGTACCGATTTTGTAATTACGAACACTCATTTGAGTCCCCTACCCTGTGATTGATGAAGCGACGGCTCGCCTTCTGCGAGGCGCATGCCTCTGTTAATACAAAAAAATTTGGTCTGCTGCACCGCGTTTTTTGGGCGGTAATCCCTGCAATGAGGCGCGTGCCCCCCGGACCTGCCTGGTAGGACAAATCCGGGACAGTCCCGGAGTTTTCCTCCGGTCAGGCTGCCAGCTGTTCGATCAGGCCCATCTCCGGCGACGACATCAGCTTGTTGATGTCGACCAGGATCAGCATGCGTTCGTCGATCGTGCCCAGGCCGATCATGTACTCGGACGAGAAGGCGGTGCCCATTTCCGGCGCCGGCTTGATCTGGTCCGGCTCCAAGGTCGTCACGTCGGACACGCTGTCCACCACCATGCCGACCACGCGGCCGTTGATGTTCAGGATGATGACGACGGTGAACTGGTCGTATACCGGCTCGCCCAGGCGGAACTTGATGCGCATGTCCACCACCGGGATGATGATGCCGCGCAGGTTGATCACGCCCTTG from Pseudoduganella armeniaca includes the following:
- a CDS encoding chemotaxis protein CheW — encoded protein: MADANNADIAGHEFLAFKLGSEEYGIDILKVQEIRGYEAVTRIANAPEFIKGVINLRGIIIPVVDMRIKFRLGEPVYDQFTVVIILNINGRVVGMVVDSVSDVTTLEPDQIKPAPEMGTAFSSEYMIGLGTIDERMLILVDINKLMSSPEMGLIEQLAA